A genomic region of Caldicellulosiruptor acetigenus contains the following coding sequences:
- a CDS encoding RNA-guided endonuclease InsQ/TnpB family protein, whose protein sequence is MKIIVKRVERIQINRNHELWNYCDETCFAAKNLYNYSNYIVRQEFINNGRWIRYRELDIMLKEHEVYKNLPAQTSQQILRLLERNWKAFFRSIEEWNKDKSKFLGRPKLPKYKKKDGRSIAVFTNQQCKIKDGYLSFPRTDLKLKTRVENRLKEVRVIPKGSVYVIEIVYEKEIAETKKPSKRIAGIDLGLNNFVTLVNNIGIKPIVINGKVIKSINQYYNKKKAELMSYVGNRGSSRRIEKLTLKRNNKIKDYMHKVSRFVVKWCKEHEIDTLIVGYNPNWKQEIKLGKVNNQNFVSIPYYQFIEMLKYKCEEEGINLIITEESYTSGCSFLDGEEVGKENYDPSRRIRRGLFRSNKGILINADVNSGYNIIRKVFPEAFAEGIEGVGLHPVRLNVA, encoded by the coding sequence TTGAAGATAATAGTCAAGAGAGTGGAGAGAATACAAATAAATAGAAATCATGAATTGTGGAATTATTGTGATGAAACATGTTTTGCAGCAAAAAACTTATATAATTATTCTAACTACATTGTAAGACAGGAATTTATAAACAATGGCAGGTGGATAAGATATAGAGAACTTGATATAATGTTAAAAGAACATGAGGTTTATAAAAACTTGCCTGCCCAAACATCACAGCAAATCTTAAGACTTCTTGAAAGAAATTGGAAAGCATTTTTTAGATCTATAGAAGAATGGAATAAAGATAAAAGTAAATTCTTAGGTAGGCCTAAATTGCCAAAGTATAAGAAAAAAGATGGCAGGAGTATAGCTGTATTTACTAATCAACAGTGCAAAATCAAAGATGGATATTTATCTTTTCCCAGAACAGATTTAAAGCTCAAAACAAGGGTGGAAAACAGATTAAAAGAAGTGAGAGTAATCCCAAAAGGAAGTGTTTATGTTATTGAAATAGTTTATGAAAAAGAGATAGCTGAAACAAAAAAACCTTCAAAGAGGATAGCAGGTATAGATTTGGGACTTAATAACTTTGTAACTTTAGTAAATAACATAGGCATAAAGCCTATTGTTATTAATGGCAAAGTTATTAAGTCGATAAACCAGTATTACAACAAGAAAAAGGCAGAATTGATGAGTTATGTAGGCAACAGAGGCAGTAGCAGAAGGATAGAGAAGTTGACTTTAAAGAGAAATAACAAGATTAAGGATTACATGCACAAAGTAAGCCGTTTTGTAGTCAAATGGTGTAAAGAACACGAAATAGACACCCTTATAGTTGGTTATAATCCAAACTGGAAACAGGAGATAAAGTTAGGGAAGGTAAATAATCAAAATTTTGTGAGTATTCCTTATTATCAGTTCATAGAGATGCTCAAGTACAAATGCGAAGAAGAGGGAATTAATCTAATAATTACCGAAGAGAGCTATACAAGTGGATGCAGTTTTTTAGATGGAGAAGAAGTGGGCAAAGAAAATTATGATCCAAGTCGCAGGATAAGAAGAGGGCTATTTAGAAGCAACAAAGGAATATTAATAAATGCTGATGTAAACAGCGGATATAACATTATAAGAAAAGTATTCCCCGAAGCATTTGCGGAGGGGATAGAGGGTGTGGGGTTACACCCGGTTAGGCTGAATGTAGCCTAA
- a CDS encoding DUF499 domain-containing protein — translation MKTLFELCKPRDDVFTTRSSEDVQEISDLLSDKINPEKFFEQTYITNGMKRLFDVAFKRFKGIDDEQGMIVLRQAMGGGKTHNMIALGLLAKYPELRKKVLGDDYPYMYTGRIRLAVFTGRWTNSIPWVEIANQLGKQEVLNKALQNHMFAPGDREWTELLAGDPLLILLDELPLYLEYVQSIPVGESNFGKVVSIGLSNLFNAIQKKELSNVMVVVADLQAAYEQGGKLLQSALATELDKEATRVASSIQPVDMVTNDVYCILRKRFFEEYPQDPENDPDVEEIAKAYKEVIEEGNKKGQTTVEPERIYTEIKRTYPFHPAIMELVSRFRENVNFQQTRGLIRLMRHYIRYLYSEDGKLAKQKYLIEPYDFDLSDYNTREEITNIKQSLENAVMHDVYSTAHITTAKAIDQKYNTNLASEVAKLILLSSLSEITKSPLGLTTSELFAYMSSPNKDLSSLANIIEEFKQNSLHTRIDANDRIYLTPMENVIARIRKFKSMYTLDEAEAVLERLLYEYFSPRNLNCYQKVYQKIIALPNDISKINVDMNSVILVISKPYDSKGSLNPTLIGFWQNQTYKNRLLFLTGSTTMYNALLEKIREYMCWENVLSELRKEGVPETDTEYQRAENEQSKMRNSVLSALRETFNKIYYPQRPYTKQTAELIPEDLKYLPAGENSDSQGTKGLDGVRALLGNNRDGEIVIQKVLLGKKYIEVNDIDEFREKVENLLFTRESMSWNEIIERAARDARWFWHPPEALENLKREMLSKGLWKESAGLVLRGEAAKDKTTVKVNFLSADFDTGEVVLKLIPMFGDVVHYEEGDKEVTENSPVVPNVNEFRTKAAKVNFLCIDSTGYHPKGDVVKYVCPILIDDNVRFTDQEGRAHIKVRTAPQATVKYTTDGTNPRYDGKIAENGDIVIPDDAKVIIVVAEKDGVFSETKNIPVKRDVTGNILIKQIELDYTKHVRLKLLNKKKILIYGLEELKREIELLKNCNGKLVSYSLDVYKDDDNYIVLTCKKPQGTDPEEVFALIEKVKSDFYNEGIQNVIGVITELLFEEAKDFEEWAKQKGKALQDFKEAITQDE, via the coding sequence ATGAAAACCCTTTTCGAACTTTGTAAACCCAGGGATGATGTGTTCACAACAAGAAGCTCAGAAGATGTGCAAGAGATTTCAGACCTTCTTTCTGACAAGATCAACCCAGAAAAGTTTTTTGAACAAACTTATATAACAAATGGTATGAAAAGACTATTTGATGTTGCTTTTAAAAGGTTTAAAGGTATTGACGATGAACAAGGCATGATTGTTTTAAGGCAAGCAATGGGTGGTGGCAAGACCCATAACATGATTGCCTTGGGTCTTTTGGCAAAATACCCAGAGCTCAGAAAAAAGGTTTTAGGTGATGATTATCCATATATGTACACAGGTAGAATAAGACTTGCAGTATTTACTGGGCGGTGGACAAATTCTATTCCGTGGGTAGAGATTGCCAATCAACTGGGCAAGCAGGAGGTTTTGAATAAAGCCCTTCAGAACCATATGTTTGCACCGGGTGATAGAGAGTGGACTGAGCTTCTTGCAGGAGATCCGCTTTTGATATTGCTTGATGAGCTTCCGCTATATCTTGAGTATGTCCAGAGTATCCCGGTTGGTGAGAGCAACTTTGGAAAGGTTGTTTCAATTGGGCTTTCGAATCTTTTCAATGCAATCCAGAAAAAAGAGCTTTCAAACGTAATGGTGGTTGTGGCAGACCTTCAAGCAGCGTATGAGCAAGGAGGGAAGCTTTTACAAAGTGCTTTAGCGACTGAGCTTGACAAAGAAGCAACCCGTGTTGCCTCTTCTATCCAGCCGGTTGATATGGTCACAAATGATGTATACTGTATTTTGAGAAAAAGATTTTTTGAAGAGTATCCTCAAGACCCTGAAAATGATCCAGATGTAGAAGAGATTGCAAAAGCCTACAAAGAGGTTATTGAAGAAGGCAACAAAAAAGGGCAGACCACAGTTGAGCCTGAGAGAATTTACACAGAGATAAAAAGAACATACCCATTTCACCCAGCAATAATGGAGCTTGTTAGCAGGTTCAGAGAAAATGTCAATTTCCAGCAAACACGAGGACTTATTCGTCTTATGAGGCACTACATAAGATATCTTTACAGTGAAGATGGGAAACTTGCAAAGCAGAAGTATCTCATTGAACCGTATGACTTTGACCTAAGCGATTACAATACACGCGAAGAGATTACAAACATAAAACAGAGTTTAGAAAATGCTGTCATGCATGATGTTTATTCAACAGCTCACATTACAACTGCGAAGGCTATTGACCAAAAATACAATACGAACTTAGCAAGTGAAGTTGCAAAACTGATTTTGCTGTCTTCGCTGTCTGAAATTACAAAATCTCCATTAGGTCTTACAACAAGTGAGCTTTTTGCATATATGAGCTCTCCAAACAAAGATTTAAGCAGTCTTGCGAACATAATTGAAGAATTTAAGCAAAATTCATTGCACACAAGAATAGATGCAAATGATAGAATATATCTCACACCAATGGAAAATGTAATTGCGCGTATAAGAAAGTTCAAAAGCATGTATACCTTAGATGAAGCAGAGGCAGTGTTAGAGAGGCTTCTTTATGAGTATTTCTCACCGAGGAACCTAAACTGCTATCAAAAGGTGTACCAGAAAATCATCGCTTTACCAAATGACATATCCAAAATCAATGTGGATATGAATAGTGTAATATTGGTAATTTCAAAGCCTTATGACTCAAAAGGTTCTCTTAACCCTACGCTGATTGGTTTTTGGCAAAATCAAACTTACAAAAATAGACTTCTCTTTTTGACAGGCTCTACCACTATGTATAATGCACTTTTGGAAAAGATAAGAGAGTACATGTGTTGGGAAAACGTGCTAAGTGAGCTCAGAAAAGAAGGTGTACCAGAGACAGACACAGAGTATCAACGTGCAGAAAATGAGCAGAGTAAGATGAGAAATTCAGTTTTATCAGCATTAAGAGAGACTTTCAACAAGATTTACTATCCACAAAGGCCATATACCAAGCAGACTGCTGAACTTATCCCTGAGGATTTAAAATATCTGCCAGCAGGTGAAAATAGTGATTCTCAAGGTACAAAAGGGTTAGATGGAGTTAGGGCTCTTCTTGGCAACAACCGAGATGGAGAGATTGTCATACAAAAAGTCCTACTTGGGAAAAAATACATAGAAGTAAATGACATTGACGAGTTTCGCGAAAAGGTAGAAAATCTTTTGTTCACAAGAGAATCAATGAGCTGGAACGAGATTATTGAAAGAGCAGCGCGGGATGCAAGGTGGTTCTGGCATCCGCCAGAAGCTCTTGAAAACTTAAAGCGCGAGATGCTTTCAAAAGGCTTGTGGAAAGAAAGTGCAGGGCTTGTTTTAAGAGGTGAGGCAGCAAAAGACAAAACAACAGTAAAGGTCAATTTTCTGTCTGCTGACTTTGACACAGGTGAAGTAGTTTTAAAACTCATTCCAATGTTTGGTGATGTTGTACACTATGAAGAAGGTGATAAGGAAGTAACCGAAAACTCACCGGTTGTGCCAAATGTCAATGAGTTCAGGACAAAAGCTGCTAAAGTTAATTTTCTTTGCATCGATTCCACAGGGTATCATCCAAAAGGTGATGTCGTAAAATACGTGTGCCCGATTTTAATTGATGACAATGTGAGGTTTACTGACCAAGAAGGGAGAGCTCATATAAAAGTACGAACAGCACCACAGGCTACTGTAAAATATACAACTGATGGTACAAACCCGCGCTATGATGGGAAAATTGCTGAAAATGGTGATATTGTAATTCCGGATGATGCAAAGGTTATTATTGTAGTTGCAGAAAAAGATGGCGTTTTTTCAGAGACAAAGAATATTCCTGTGAAAAGAGATGTTACAGGAAATATATTAATTAAGCAAATTGAACTTGATTATACAAAACATGTAAGATTAAAACTTTTAAATAAGAAGAAAATTCTAATTTACGGTTTAGAAGAACTTAAAAGAGAGATTGAACTTTTAAAAAATTGCAATGGGAAACTTGTTAGCTACTCTCTTGACGTATATAAAGATGATGACAACTATATTGTGCTAACCTGCAAAAAACCACAAGGCACAGACCCTGAAGAAGTGTTTGCGCTTATTGAAAAAGTTAAGTCTGATTTTTATAACGAAGGTATTCAAAATGTAATAGGAGTTATTACAGAGCTCTTATTTGAAGAAGCAAAAGATTTTGAAGAATGGGCAAAACAGAAAGGGAAAGCTCTGCAGGACTTCAAGGAGGCAATAACACAGGATGAGTAA
- a CDS encoding DUF3780 domain-containing protein, translated as MSKSKKKNAVASVGFGYVPEETQHHFMVVIPQGKNEKVLVYERFIWDKDKDIQDINEGSPLRNQLKVAVPKWLWQRVAPYVAQEFNFRLEKEGFKKSKWKVGQNPVHRLLGKELVVLLWALEDCTDDSQVPVAIVNWQGLRPEERWWLYGVTNAATGKVNDRKGWRMALKYALLDNPVSQKQIEQLDFESIKGQTVIYEE; from the coding sequence ATGAGTAAATCAAAAAAGAAAAATGCTGTAGCATCAGTTGGCTTTGGCTATGTACCAGAGGAGACGCAGCATCACTTTATGGTAGTTATTCCTCAAGGGAAAAATGAAAAAGTATTGGTATACGAAAGATTTATCTGGGATAAAGACAAAGATATACAAGATATTAATGAGGGCAGCCCTCTTCGCAACCAACTCAAAGTAGCTGTTCCTAAATGGTTGTGGCAGAGGGTTGCACCGTATGTTGCACAGGAGTTCAATTTCAGGCTTGAAAAGGAGGGTTTTAAGAAATCTAAGTGGAAGGTTGGGCAAAACCCCGTTCACAGGCTTTTGGGAAAAGAACTTGTGGTTTTGCTTTGGGCACTGGAAGATTGCACCGATGATTCGCAGGTGCCTGTTGCGATTGTCAACTGGCAAGGTTTGCGACCTGAAGAGAGATGGTGGTTGTACGGAGTTACAAATGCTGCAACAGGCAAGGTAAATGACAGAAAAGGCTGGAGAATGGCACTAAAATATGCCTTGCTTGATAATCCAGTAAGTCAAAAGCAGATTGAACAGCTTGACTTTGAAAGTATCAAAGGACAAACAGTTATATATGAAGAATAA